The segment TAAATTACAACCTAGAATTAAGGAAACAGCCAAAAGATTGTGGTGGGTATATGCTGGTTTAACAGGTGTAGAGACTATTCTGTTAATGACAGGAGGTATGAGTTTCTATGACGCTTTAAATCATGCTTTAACAACCATGGCAACAGGAGGCTTCTCTACATATAATGACAGTGCTGCTTCGATGTCTCCCTACATACAGTACATTCTAATATTCTTTATGGTATTGGCAGGGACTAACTTTACGCTGAATTATTTCTTCTTTAAAAGAATGTTCAAAGCAATCTGGAAAAACGAAGAATACAAATACTATTTAGGAATCATTAGTTTAGCAACGATAGGGATTTCTAGTGTGGTTATTTACACAACTGATTTGGGTATAGAAAAGGCATTTAGAGATGCACTATTCCAAGTAGTATCAATAATTACAACCACTGGGTATGTTTCTGCAGATTACACTGCATGGGCTCCATTTGCCACCATGATCGTCTTCGTATTGATGTTTTGTGGGGGTATGGCAGGATCTACAGCAGGAGGTGTGAAGATTGTTCGACATATTATTCTGTTCAAAAACTCATTTCTTGAACTAAAGAGACAATTACACCCTACAGCGATTATACCTGTAAGGTTTAATGATAAAGCTGTAAAAGGAGGTATCACATTTAATGTACTTGCTTTTATCATGGCTTACTTTTTGGTTTTTGGAATTGGGATATTAGTCATGTCAGCTTTAGGGTTGGATTTATTGACTGCAATTGGTGCTGTAGCCACATCTTTAGGTAATATTGGTCCTGGTGTAGGAACAGTAGGTCCAGTAGATAATTTTGCTCATTTGCCTGATATGGCAAAATGGGTATTATCTTTCTTAATGTTGTTGGGAAGGCTAGAACTTTTTACAGTAATGATTATCTTCACTCCATATTTTTGGAGCAGATTCTAAACATATAAGATTTTTTAATTCCGAAGGGAAAGGAACGATGGGAAATACTAAAAAAACAAGTCTGTCTACTATTTATGGAGTAGCGATATTAGTTATCATTCTTGATCAAGCAAGTAAGTTGGCTGTTCATAATTTTATGGACATGGGTACTTTAGGTGAAATTAAAGTGCTAGGTGACTGGTTTAGGTTGCATTACTTGCTTAATCCAGGTATGGCATTCGGTATGCAATTTGGAAATGAATATGGAAAGTTGATTCTTACATTGTTCCGTATTATTGCATCAGGTGTCATTATCTATGGTATTTCTGTATTGTACAATAAAGGAGCACATACAGGTTTCTTAATTTGTGGAGCTATGATTCTTGGAGGGGCTATTGGTAATTCCGTAGATTCTGTGTTTTATGGTGTCTTCATTGAAGGTAATGCAATACCAGGTTCCTCAACACCTTGGTTTCATGGACAAGTAATTGATATGCTTTATTTTCCGATGATTGAAGGGAATTTCCCTACATGGCTACCATTTGTTGGAGGAGACCACTTCCTCTTTTTTAGCCCTGTATTTAATATTGCAGATTCGGCTATATTTTTAGGGGTATTATTTATTCTAATCTTTCAGAATAAATTTTCGGAGTACGATTTAAATGGTGACGAATCTCCCTCTTTTAATAGTTAAAAAGTAATACAAATCATAAAGAAAAATTGACCAAAATCATGGTCTCAAAACACAAACCTTAATTGCAATAGCTGTTAAGGTTTGTTTGTTT is part of the Flammeovirga agarivorans genome and harbors:
- a CDS encoding TrkH family potassium uptake protein, giving the protein MQRKSQFNVGLICRVLGVLILLNGIFMFTCLPFAFYFGDGDWKALVQSGVITVIAGGFGMLYAQKMGYEQVFKKKDGYIIVSLGWALMAFFGSLPYIFSEIQASFADAYFETISGYSTTGASILTDIEGVGKGILFWRSLTQWIGGMGIIVLAVAVLPFLGIGGMQLFVAEAPGISPDKLQPRIKETAKRLWWVYAGLTGVETILLMTGGMSFYDALNHALTTMATGGFSTYNDSAASMSPYIQYILIFFMVLAGTNFTLNYFFFKRMFKAIWKNEEYKYYLGIISLATIGISSVVIYTTDLGIEKAFRDALFQVVSIITTTGYVSADYTAWAPFATMIVFVLMFCGGMAGSTAGGVKIVRHIILFKNSFLELKRQLHPTAIIPVRFNDKAVKGGITFNVLAFIMAYFLVFGIGILVMSALGLDLLTAIGAVATSLGNIGPGVGTVGPVDNFAHLPDMAKWVLSFLMLLGRLELFTVMIIFTPYFWSRF
- a CDS encoding lipoprotein signal peptidase, with the protein product MGNTKKTSLSTIYGVAILVIILDQASKLAVHNFMDMGTLGEIKVLGDWFRLHYLLNPGMAFGMQFGNEYGKLILTLFRIIASGVIIYGISVLYNKGAHTGFLICGAMILGGAIGNSVDSVFYGVFIEGNAIPGSSTPWFHGQVIDMLYFPMIEGNFPTWLPFVGGDHFLFFSPVFNIADSAIFLGVLFILIFQNKFSEYDLNGDESPSFNS